A single Diceros bicornis minor isolate mBicDic1 chromosome 7, mDicBic1.mat.cur, whole genome shotgun sequence DNA region contains:
- the VSIG10L2 gene encoding LOW QUALITY PROTEIN: V-set and immunoglobulin domain-containing protein 10-like 2 (The sequence of the model RefSeq protein was modified relative to this genomic sequence to represent the inferred CDS: inserted 1 base in 1 codon; deleted 1 base in 1 codon) gives MVGQRALCRLLSPLLLTPLCLLHLGVSGQPHPTLGAPAEAATSIQGVRGGSVGLACGSRPAPLVVFWSFTPLGSLIPRPVAITNGSQSKVEAGASAPGAVSLQNGSLVLGELQEGARGLFLCQTLHVASGQLHTAYSYLTLAVLVPVSKPQVRLSDPSPVEGTSVVATCAVREGTEPVTFAWQHQAPRGPEEALVRVMKRLLQLDPVNRTHLGWYMCSAHNAVNRLSSDEAFLDVIYGPDNPVINMEPLGFIEEGFWASEREEVTLNCLAVSNSPSHFVWLRDHTQVHTGPTYIITRAGRTHTGLYTCLAYKSRLDTRTQTTVQLTIYYSPEGQPSCAVSPAVGAMTLVCAWTGGLPAAQLQWEGPQGTGPTAPSNVTWSHAATQLPNNSVLTCASQHPALALPALCRITLREHPLSPTCWTTVTIRDQFIVLSCEWPGGQPSAMLSWLDGQQQPXGGSSSSLAIHLLQAQEHLTGREFTCRGTHPLRVPDPLWVSASLQLEAPQLAVAEPRVSVLEEREACLGCALLGGMPPARLLWLGPQRQQVESGTFGFMLHPEGAQLRLSIRDVDPARHSGTYQCVAHNAVGNGSQSVLLEVLRYPAPPNVTISHLTYGRHCREVQLQWAVEGPGNLMGFLVQQRASVPGPGAGAWETAASDIEPESRGRWLGGLDPGVLYAFCILALNHHTAGHPSELSPPSGPRFSIYPAVLGAAGTGMVVATVASLLVFHYAARHTEMFPCLGQLLVSTEQSHQIRASREGPKAQAGTETPLTTPGSDPAQESMDAPVNVTITVTATP, from the exons ATGGTGGGTCAGAGGGCCCTGTGCAGACTGCTCAGTCCCCTGCTGCTGACTCCCCTCTGCCTTCTGCATCTAGGGGTCTCAG GGCAGCCCCATCCGACCCTCGGAGCCCCTGCAGAGGCGGCCACGTCCATCCAAGGAGTGCGAGGCGgctctgtggggctggcctgtggctCCCGGCCCGCCCCCCTGGTGGTCTTCTGGAGCTTCACCCCCCTGGGCTCGCTAATTCCCCGGCCTGTGGCCATCACCAATGGATCGCAGTCCAAAGTGGAGGCCGGGGCCTCAGCTCCGGGGGCCGTGAGTCTGCAGAACGGCAGCCTGGTGCTGGGAGAGCTGCAGGAGGGTGCCCGCGGCCTCTTCCTGTGCCAGACCCTGCACGTGGCCAGCGGCCAACTCCACACTGCCTACTCCTACCTCACTCTGGCCGTGCTGG TGCCTGTATCGAAGCCTCAGGTGCGGCTGAGTGACCCATCCCCAGTGGAGGGGACCTCCGTGGTGGCCACATGCGCAGTGCGGGAGGGCACGGAGCCCGTGACCTTTGCCTGGCAGCATCAGGCACCCCGAGGTCCTGAGGAGGCTCTGGTGCGAGTCATGAAGCGACTGCTCCAGCTGGACCCAGTCAACAGGACACACCTGGGCTGGTACATGTGCAGTGCCCACAACGCCGTCAACCGGCTGAGCAGTGACGAAGCCTTTCTGGATGTCATCT ATGGTCCAGACAATCCTGTGATCAACATGGAGCCACTGGGCTTCATTGAGGAGGGTTTTTGGGCCAGTGAGAGGGAAGAGGTGACCCTGAACTGCCTGGCTGTGTCCAACTCCCCTAGCCACTTTGTGTGGCTCCGTGACCACACTCAGGTCCACACTGGGCCTACCTACATCATCACCAGAGCCGGCCGCACCCACACAGGCCTATACACCTGCCTGGCCTACAAGAGCCGCCTGGACACCCGCACACAGACCACTGTCCAACTCACCATTTACT ATTCCCCTGAGGGGCAGCCTTCCTGTGCTGTG TCCCCCGCCGTTGGGGCTATGACTTTGGTCTGTGCCTGGACTGGGGGGCTTCCAGCTGCCCAGCTGCAGTGGGAAGGGCCCCAGGGAACTGGCCCCACTGCCCCCAGCAACGTCACCTGGAGTCATGCAGCCACCCAGCTCCCCAACAACAGCGTCCTCACCTGTGCTAGCCAGCACCCAGCCCTGGCACTGCCCGCCCTCTGCAGAATCACGCTGA GGGAACACCCCTTGAGCCCCACCTGCTGGACCACGGTCACAATCAGAGACCAATTCATCGTGCTGAGCTGCGAGTGGCCTGGAGGCCAGCCCTCTGCCATGCTGAGCTGGCTTGATGGACAGCAGCAGC TGGGCGGCAGCAGCTCCTCCTTGGCCATCCACCTCCTGCAGGCCCAGGAACATCTGACTGGCAGAGAGTTCACCTGCCGGGGCACTCACCCACTCAGGGTCCCCGACCCTCTCTGGGTGAGTGCCTCACTCCAGCTGG AAGCCCCACAGCTGGCAGTGGCTGAGCCCCGGGTGTCAgtgctggaggagagagaggcctgTCTGGGGTGTGCCCTCCTGGGGGGCATGCCACCTGCCCGGCTCCTCTGGCTGGGCCCCCAGCGACAGCAGGTGGAATCAGGCACTTTCGGATTCATGCTGCACCCAGAGGGTGCCCAGCTCCGCCTTAGTATCCGGGATGTGGACCCAGCACGCCACAGCGGCACCTACCAGTGCGTGGCCCACAACGCCGTGGGCAACGGCAGCCAGAGCGTCCTGCTGGAGGTCCTGA GATATCCAGCTCCTCCCAACGTCACCATCAGCCATCTGACCTATGGGAGACACTGCAGGGAGGTGCAGCTGCAATGGGCCGTTGAAGGCCCCGGGAACTTGATGGGCTTCCTGGTGCAGCAGAGGGCCAGTGTCCCGGGCCCAGGAGCTGGGGCTTGGGAGACAGCAGCCAGTGACATCGAGCCAGAGAGCAGGGGCCGGTGGCTGGGGGGCTTGGACCCAGGGGTCCTTTATGCCTTCTGCATCCTGGCTCTGAATCACCACACAGCTGGACATCCCTCTGAG CTCTCCCCTCCTAGTGGACCCCGCTTCAGCATCTATCCAGCAGTGCTGGGTGCAGCAGGCACAGGAATGGTGGTGGCAACAGTGGCCTCTCTCCTGGTGTTCCACTATGCTGCCCGGCACACGGAGATGTTCCCCT GCCTTGGTCAGCTGCTTGTTTCCAC GGAGCAAAGTCACCAAATTAGGGCTTCAAGGGAAGGCCCCAAGGCACAGGC GGGCACTGAAACACCTCTCACcaccccaggttcggatcctgcacAAGAATCCATGGACGCtccagtcaatgtcaccatcacAGTGACTGCAACACCATGA